DNA sequence from the Rattus rattus isolate New Zealand chromosome 2, Rrattus_CSIRO_v1, whole genome shotgun sequence genome:
atgaaaagaaattaagaagaaatattgataattttaaaaattcaaaatttacaCAGTAGTTTTCATTACAGAGATTGAAATGTTGGCATAATGTTACTGTACATTGTGTAAATATTATCCTTATAtcattcaaatgctgatttctgtgctcCTATATCTGATTGCAATTGTAATGATTATTGTAAGAAACTCTTGTCACAATGTTGTGCAAACATTATCCCTCACCTATCTCTGGTCAATAAAAAGCTGgtcagccaatgactgggcagagaAGATAATAGAACAGGACTTTTGATTCCAGACAGGGAAGGGATagtgagagggaagaaaaaaggattTACCACAAGCTGAGGAACAAGACACTTCCATGAGAACATACATGGAGCAAAGAGCCAGATCAATACTAATATGCAAGTATCTCGGAGGTTTGAATGGAAACTAGCTAGATTACCTTAGAAGATTAGAATAGGTTGATATCTGCTCCAACAGTGAGCCTTAAAGCTTGTTAAGTAAATTTTATAATCTCTGTCTCAATTATTTGGAAGGTAGCTGGGTTAGAAAAAACTGCCACTATTAAATTTGCACAAACactaaaatgttttcaattttggTCTTCTCTTGCTGTGACTTCAACCTTTTCCAGAGGCACAATGTTGAGGATTGCTAACAATCGGGAAACTATAGTTAGTGAAAAGTACAGAGTAAGACACACAGGTAACATGGGATGACTTAGAGAGTAGCAATAACACTGCTATATCTCTATTTAAtatcaaggctcagagaacatcctggaagaagagaagaaaaatataaaaacaacggGATAGGAAGGAGGGCTGTGAAACACTTGTCTTCTGGATAGGTTGTGGCATGGCTATAGCTCTCATAAACTCAGAGAGGTGTGGTTACCTGAACAAGACAAAGCCTATCCCAGTCCAGCTCCCACTCCTACCTGAGAAGCTATTGTCAGCTGATGGCTGCTAGGGCAGAAACAGGCATATTTAAGTGGTGTAGCCATTGCTAAGTTTCCCATGGTCCAGCAAATAACTACACTCACATTCCTACACGCAACATTAACTAAAATtaatacttcacacacacacagacacacacacacacacacacacacacacagtgaacatAGGAAATGAATTCAATGGGAAGAAAGGGCTCAAAGAGAGTGGAGGAATAAAAGAGGGTAATGTGactggatatgatcaaaatagacTATAGACatgtaaaaatcattaaaaaataaaatttttaaatgttttcagggtctgaagaaattaaaagcagCGGTTAAAGGCATTTTCTGCTCTTTCAATTTTCAGTACACATACGGTGGCTCACAATGGTCTATAACTCCAATTACAATGCCTCCAGGACACCAAGCATGAATGATATACAGATGTttgtgcaaacaaaacacccatacacattaaataaatgttaagtaGTACATTGACAGCTCTCTCTTGAAAAGCCTATACTCCTCTTTCAGGATCGTCTAAATATTTCCCTGAatacttttctttctatatttaataaACTCCAATGCTGCttcaaaaagagagaaacaaactaTTTTTCACTTACTGTATGCCTTTATCCTCACAACTAATTCAGAGTTTAAATACTTGGagcattttcatttccatttctcaaaATGACTAATCTGAGGATAAGGAAAGAAAACTGGCCTTTAGAACAAAAcagtataaaacatttttaaaacactagCAAACTCCGTATCAGGTGCCACTCTCTCATATTGCACCTATTCAACTCAGGATTTCTTCCCTAGATGTTGTAGAGAATTATTTAGAGTGTTTCTTGTGTTTGGATCAAAACCAATTTCATTATCACTCTCCTCAAGGCATCCTTGAGTTCTCTGTTCCTCATGCTGTAGATCAAAGGATTCAACATAGGAGTGATGAAGGTGTAAACCACAGATACTACCTGGCCCCGCTCAGGAGAGTAGCTGGAGCTGGGACACAAGTAGATGAGACTTGTACAACCGTACTGCAGGAGGACAACCGTCAGGTGGGAAGAACAGGTAGAGAAGGCTTTGTGCCTCCCCTCAGCTGAGCGGATCTTCACGATGGCATTCACAATGAAGACATAGGAGAGAGTGATGAGGAGAAAAGGAATGGTGAGGACGATGACACTGACCACAAACAGAGTAGCTTCATGGACATGGGTGTCTGCACATGCCAGTCTCATGACAGGGAGGACATCACAGTAGAACAAGCTGATTTCCTTACTGCTACAGAAAGGCAGTTGGAAGATGAGCACAGTCAACTGCATGGCCAAGATGAAACCCAGCAACAGGGACCCTAGGGCCAGCTGGACACACAGGTGCCAGCTCATGATGAGGGTGTAGCGCAGAGGGTGACAGATGGCCACAAACCGGTCATAGGCCATGACGGCCAGCAGAATACAATCGGCGCTGcccaggaagatgaagaagaacaTCTGGGCACCACAGCCTGCCAGGGAGACCACAGTCCTCTCTGTGGACAGGATGCTGGCCAGAGTCAGGGGGGCTATGGTAGAGGAATAGAAGATCTCCAGGCTAGCCAGGTTGGCCAGGAAGAAGTACATAGGGGTATGGAGACACCGATTGATCCAGATGGTGAGGACAATGGACATGTTTCCTCCAATGCTGATCAGGTACATCATGAGGAAAAGCACAAAGATCAGCATCTGCACCTCGGGGAGTTTGGAGAAGGGGCGGAAGTGGAAGAGGACCGTCCCAGTCTGATTTCCTTTCTCCATGTACTTAATGCATTAGGTCTGCCACTGGCATATGTGATGACCCTGAGGATAGACAGAACTTAACTGGGGGACACTTGTCATTATTCTGGACATAACCTTGAGGCTGCCACATTTTTCCATATACCTAAGTTTTACCCTTTCTACACAGATAATACTCTTAGTCCCTTTTATTTGTCTGGGATCCTGTTTCGTAAGGAATTTGCTCAGTTTCCCATATCTAGTACTGTTTTCCATTCTAGAGTAAACACAATTCCTATAATATAAATTAATGTCATCGTTCAAAGCCTTTTGCTGTGTGTGACAGCcagggcctgtaatcccagcatttaggaagcaaAAGCAAGAGAATCAGGAACTTAGGTTCCTCTGCAGTTACAGAGGGAGTTTAAGGGCAACTTGAACTAAACGAAACACTTTCTCATAAATAATTAACAA
Encoded proteins:
- the LOC116893664 gene encoding olfactory receptor 10V1-like, coding for MEKGNQTGTVLFHFRPFSKLPEVQMLIFVLFLMMYLISIGGNMSIVLTIWINRCLHTPMYFFLANLASLEIFYSSTIAPLTLASILSTERTVVSLAGCGAQMFFFIFLGSADCILLAVMAYDRFVAICHPLRYTLIMSWHLCVQLALGSLLLGFILAMQLTVLIFQLPFCSSKEISLFYCDVLPVMRLACADTHVHEATLFVVSVIVLTIPFLLITLSYVFIVNAIVKIRSAEGRHKAFSTCSSHLTVVLLQYGCTSLIYLCPSSSYSPERGQVVSVVYTFITPMLNPLIYSMRNRELKDALRRVIMKLVLIQTQETL